A region of Dioscorea cayenensis subsp. rotundata cultivar TDr96_F1 chromosome 5, TDr96_F1_v2_PseudoChromosome.rev07_lg8_w22 25.fasta, whole genome shotgun sequence DNA encodes the following proteins:
- the LOC120261345 gene encoding pentatricopeptide repeat-containing protein At1g62260, mitochondrial produces MRRRLTHLAFRRALTDGRHGGLDHHELLRRLNKSLSELIRSGQLREARRVFDTLPQRNVVSWNSMIGGYVRQRELAQARKLFDQMPERDVVSWNSMLAGYASSRDPRELEEGRRLFEVMREKDTVSWNTMINGLTRNGRMDEALRLFERMPEKNVVSWNTMITGFLGVGDVSNAMNLFERMPVRDAASLSALVSGLIRNGKLIEAESVLLKSECTRDIKGAVDAYNTLIAGYGQCGKIEDARRLFDMIPDKKHGFKRNVISWNSMIMCYVKAGDVRSARILFDEMPERDIVSWNTMIAGYVQALDMDEAVNLFLELPEPDGLSWNSIVCGFTQKGDVLQARWYFERMPQKNLVSWNTMIAGYEQNGDYDGAIKLFTQMQAAGEKPDRHTFSSVLSACAGLATLYQGVQIHQLIIKTTVADIPINNALITMYARGGNLTEATAVFDEMKLRKDVISWNAIIGGYAQHGHAKDALAIFAEMKRTKVKPTHITFISVLNACGHAGLVDEGRRYFDSMVNEFGIMPSVEHYASLVDLIGRHGQLDDALDVIKGMLVPPDRAVWGALLGACRVHNNVALARMAADALANVEPESSAPYVLMYNMHADEGRWDDALEVREVMDKRRIAKQPGYSWIELQNRVHSFVAGDRSHPLSSEIHSLIDSCNKIIQDFELQS; encoded by the coding sequence ATGCGAAGAAGGTTGACGCACCTGGCGTTCCGCCGTGCGCTCACCGATGGCCGCCATGGTGGCCTCGACCACCACGAGCTCCTCCGAAGGCTGAACAAATCTCTCTCCGAGCTCATCCGCAGTGGGCAGCTACGTGAAGCCCGACGAGTCTTTGATACCCTCCCTCAACGCAACGTCGTCAGTTGGAACTCCATGATCGGTGGCTACGTTCGACAACGTGAGCTCGCACAAGCCCGCAAGTTGTTCGACCAAATGCCTGAAAGAGATGTTGTGTCATGGAACTCCATGCTAGCGGGGTATGCTTCGTCCAGGGATCCCAGAGAGCTCGAGGAAGGACGTAGGCTCTTCGAGGTGATGCGGGAGAAGGACACTGTTTCTTGGAACACTATGATCAATGGCCTCACAAGGAATGGGAGGATGGACGAAGCATTGCGTTTGTTTGAGAGAATGCCTGAGAAGAATGTTGTCTCTTGGAACACGATGATCACTGGGTTTCTTGGAGTTGGAGATGTTAGTAATGCTATGAACTTGTTTGAGAGAATGCCTGTTCGAGATGCTGCTTCTCTTAGTGCTCTTGTTTCCGGTCTTATTCGCAATGGCAAACTGATTGAAGCTGAGAGTGTTCTTCTCAAGAGTGAGTGCACTAGAGATATCAAAGGTGCTGTTGATGCTTATAACACCTTGATTGCTGGTTATGGGCAATGTGGAAAGATTGAGGATGCTCGTCGACTGTTCGACATGATACCAGATAAGAAGCATGGATTCAAGAGGAATGTGATATCGTGGAATTCGATGATCATGTGCTATGTGAAAGCAGGGGATGTTCGCTCTGCAAGGATTCTCTTCGATGAGATGCCTGAGAGAGACATCGTCTCATGGAACACAATGATTGCTGGATATGTGCAAGCATTAGACATGGATGAGGCTGTGAATCTTTTCCTTGAATTGCCGGAGCCAGACGGCTTGTCTTGGAACTCGATAGTGTGTGGGTTCACTCAAAAAGGAGATGTGCTGCAAGCAAGGTGGTATTTTGAGAGGATGCCACAGAAAAATCTCGTATCTTGGAATACCATGATTGCAGGTTACGAGCAGAATGGAGACTACGATGGAGCAATCAAACTGTTTACACAAATGCAGGCAGCTGGAGAGAAACCTGACAGGCATACTTTTTCTTCGGTTCTTAGTGCTTGTGCAGGGCTTGCTACTCTTTATCAAGGGGTTCAGATCCATCAGCTTATTATCAAGACTACTGTGGCTGACATTCCGATCAACAATGCTCTTATCACCATGTATGCTCGTGGTGGAAACTTGACGGAGGCCACGGCTGTGTTCGATGAAATGAAACTGAGAAAAGATGTCATCTCATGGAACGCAATCATTGGAGGATATGCACAACATGGTCATGCTAAGGATGCTCTCGCTATATTTGCTGAAATGAAGAGAACGAAGGTGAAGCCTACACACATAACATTCATCTCTGTTCTGAATGCTTGTGGGCATGCAGGTTTGGTGGATGAAGGGAGGAGGTATTTCGATTCTATGGTTAATGAGTTTGGTATCATGCCGAGTGTTGAGCATTATGCTTCGCTTGTTGATCTCATTGGGCGACATGGGCAGCTTGATGATGCGCTGGATGTGATCAAAGGAATGTTAGTTCCACCAGATAGAGCAGTGTGGGGAGCATTACTTGGTGCTTGCCGGGTACATAACAATGTTGCATTGGCTCGGATGGCAGCAGACGCTTTGGCGAATGTCGAACCAGAGAGCTCTGCGCCGTATGTGTTGATGTATAACATGCATGCCGATGAGGGCCGATGGGATGACGCATTAGAAGTGAGGGAAGTAATGGATAAAAGGAGGATTGCAAAACAGCCTGGGTATAGTTGGATTGAGTTGCAGAACAGAGTTCATAGTTTTGTTGCAGGGGATAGATCTCATCCACTTTCATCTGAGATTCATTCCTTGATTGATAGCTGTAATAAAATCATTCAAGATTTTGAACTTCAATCTTGA
- the LOC120261348 gene encoding pentatricopeptide repeat-containing protein At2g36730 — protein MACSFMNKTNYNSNSQSIFSKKQHYLALLQACTSMAQLLQIQAQIQTSSLHHDKFLTSEMLRFSALSPAGDLHHAHHLFDHSPTPMLSSWNHLIRGYSQRNSSQNAISVFLEMRQRGMRPNELTFPFVFKSCAELSALKLGRQVHADVLKSGFDSVVYVQNTLMHLYGSCCKVRDVKKVFDCMPLRTVVSWNTILSACVDNSLPEELIRFFTRMTSSGFEPDQTTFVVLLSASAETGSLRFGRWVHSQIVCKGLEINHQLGTALVNMYAKCGAIACAITVFDRMLVRNVWTWSAMILGFAQHGLAKEAFQLFLQMRNSSIEPNYVTFLGVLCACSHAGLVSEGKQYFHEMVHKHGIEPMMTHYSAMVDVLGRKGLLDDAYQFIERMPVKPDAVVWRTLLSACQIHSSKDVNGVGEMVRRRLLSLEPRRSGNYVIAANMYSEAGSWEEAATMRRTMREEGLKKTVAESGIDVGGSLHRFVSGDESCADCEKIYQLLVVLNLSMRMICPEDLNSIISE, from the coding sequence ATGGCTTGTTCATTCATGAATAAAACTAACTATAATTCAAACTCTCAATCCATCTTCTCCAAAAAACAGCATTACCTTGCTCTCCTCCAAGCATGCACCTCCATGGCTCAACTCCTCCAAATCCAGGCTCAAATCCAAACCTCTAGCCTTCACCATGACAAGTTCCTTACTAGCGAGATGCTCCGCTTCTCTGCGCTCTCTCCAGCAGGTGATTTACATCATGCCCATCACCTGTTCGACCATTCTCCCACTCCCATGCTCTCCTCATGGAACCATCTCATCAGGGGATATTCTCAGAGGAATTCCTCTCAGAATGCCATTAGTGTATTTCTTGAAATGCGGCAGAGAGGAATGAGACCAAATGAGCTCACTTTCCCTTTTGTCTTCAAGTCTTGTGCGGAGTTATCGGCTCTCAAACTCGGCCGGCAAGTCCATGCTGATGTTTTGAAGAGTGGCTTCGATTCTGTCGTTTATGTTCAGAACACTCTCATGCATTTGTATGGTTCTTGCTGCAAGGTTCGTGATGTGAAGAAGGTGTTTGATTGTATGCCTCTGAGGACGGTAGTCTCCTGGAACACGATCTTGTCAGCATGTGTTGATAATTCATTGCCGGAAGAATTGATCCGTTTTTTCACTCGGATGACGAGCAGTGGTTTTGAGCCAGATCAGACCACGTTTGTTGTGCTGCTTTCTGCTTCAGCTGAGACTGGAAGCTTGCGGTTTGGCAGATGGGTTCACAGCCAAATTGTTTGCAAAGGCTTGGAGATTAACCATCAGTTGGGCACTGCACTGGTGAACATGTACGCTAAGTGTGGAGCCATTGCTTGTGCTATTACAGTGTTTGATCGGATGTTAGTGAGGAATGTATGGACTTGGAGTGCCATGATCTTAGGCTTTGCGCAGCATGGCCTGGCAAAAGAAGCTTTCCAACTTTTCTTGCAGATGAGGAATTCTTCTATAGAACCTAATTATGTGACGTTTCTTGGTGTCCTTTGTGCCTGCAGTCATGCAGGCCTGGTGAGTGAAGGCAAGCAATACTTTCATGAAATGGTTCACAAACATGGGATTGAACCAATGATGACACACTACAGTGCAATGGTTGATGTACTTGGTCGAAAGGGCCTGCTTGATGATGCCTACCAGTTCATAGAGAGAATGCCTGTTAAGCCTGACGCGGTTGTGTGGCGAACACTGCTGAGTGCTTGTCAAATACATAGTTCGAAGGATGTTAACGGTGTTGGAGAGATGGTCAGAAGGAGATTGCTGTCCCTGGAGCCCAGACGAAGTGGGAACTATGTCATTGCTGCTAACATGTACTCAGAAGCCGGATCATGGGAAGAAGCAGCTACAATGCGAAGAACAATGAGAGAGGAGGGATTGAAGAAGACCGTTGCGGAGAGTGGCATCGATGTTGGTGGTTCACTTCATAGATTTGTTTCTGGAGATGAATCTTGCGCTGATTGTGAAAAGATTTACCAATTGCTTGTTGTATTGAACCTAAGCATGAGGATGATCTGTCCTGAAGATCTCAATTCTATAATCAGTGAATGA
- the LOC120261347 gene encoding pentatricopeptide repeat-containing protein At3g47530: MMSLVGVHLLQSSPSLSHCIPLIKSCSSKPHLIQIHALLLRTALFQESSISAAFLSRAALLPFHDLKYSKIVFDQITKPCIVHYNIMIRAFSQSDSPKKAFDFYKLMRRNGINGNRFSSSFVLKSCAKISTSCGGKQVHCRILQDGQQSDSLLLTSLMDLYASCGDAGDACQVFEEMSSRDTVAWNVLISCYTRNRRTKDALGLFDLMQSPEYGSKPDDVTCLLLLQACTHLGTLEFGERIHKYIEEHGYINALNIRNSLLTMYLKCGCVDKAYRMFCDTPKKNVISWSAMISGLAMNGYGQDAIEAFNEMKRVGVPPDEQTFTGVLSACSHSGLVDEGFRFFNMMRLEYGLAPNVHHYGCMVDLLGRAGLLDQAYHLITNDMGIKPDAMIWRTLLGACKIHGNVQLGERVTEHLIELKAAQAGDYILLLNIYSSAGNWEKVAEIRRLMKDKGIQTSPGCSTMELNGTVHEFIVDDDSHPRKVEIYQMLDEIGSQLKIAGYVANTESELHAVDATEKESALSYHSEKLAIAFAILATPPGTTIRIAKNLRTCIDCHTFSKVLSSVYNRVVIIRDRSRFHHFKDGHCSCNDYW; this comes from the coding sequence ATGATGTCTTTGGTTGGTGTTCATCTCCTTCAatcctctccctctctctctcattGCATTCCTCTCATCAAATCATGCTCTTCCAAGCCCCATCTTATCCAAATCCATGCTCTCCTCCTCCGCACTGCTCTCTTCCAAGAATCCTCCATCTCCGCCGCCTTCTTGTCTCGAGCCGCTTTGCTACCTTTTCATGATTTGAAGTATTCTAAGATTGTCTTCGATCAAATAACCAAACCATGCATTGTTCACTATAACATTATGATAAGAGCTTTCTCGCAAAGTGATTCTCCGAAGAAAGCTTTCGACTTTTATAAACTTATGCGGAGAAATGGTATCAATGGCaaccggttttcttcttcttttgttctcAAATCTTGTGCCAAGATCTCCACTTCGTGTGGAGGAAAGCAAGTTCATTGCAGGATTCTGCAAGATGGGCAGCAATCTGATTCGCTTCTGTTGACTTCTTTGATGGATTTGTATGCATCTTGTGGTGATGCTGGGGATGCATGTCAGGTATTTGAAGAAATGTCTAGTAGAGACACTGTTGCTTGGAATGTGTTGATTTCTTGTTATACCCGAAACCGACGGACAAAAGATGCATTGGGTTTGTTTGATCTGATGCAAAGCCCGGAGTATGGATCGAAACCAGATGATGTCACTTGCTTGCTTTTGCTCCAAGCTTGCACACACTTGGGTACTCTTGAATTTGGCGAGCGGATACACAAATACATTGAAGAGCATGGTTATATCAATGCTTTGAACATAAGGAATTCACTCTTAACTATGTATCTCAAGTGTGGATGTGTTGATAAAGCTTATAGAATGTTTTGTGATACACCTAAAAAGAATGTCATTAGTTGGAGTGCAATGATTTCAGGTTTGGCAATGAATGGTTATGGCCAGGATGCTATCGAAGCCTTTAATGAGATGAAAAGAGTGGGTGTTCCACCTGATGAACAGACATTCACTGGCGTGCTCTCCGCTTGTAGTCATAGCGGATTAGTAGATGAAGGATTCAGATTCTTCAATATGATGAGATTGGAATACGGATTAGCTCCCAACGTGCATCACTACGGGTGCATGGTTGATCTTTTGGGGCGTGCTGGTTTGCTTGATCAAGCATACCATCTTATAACGAATGATATGGGAATCAAGCCAGATGCTATGATATGGAGGACTCTGCTCGGGGCTTGCAAAATTCATGGTAATGTGCAGCTCGGAGAACGAGTCACAGAGCATCTGATTGAATTAAAAGCAGCTCAAGCCGGGGATTATATTTTACTGCTGAATATCTACTCTTCTGCTGGAAATTGGGAGAAGGTAGCAGAAATCAGAAGGTTGATGAAAGATAAAGGGATTCAAACCAGCCCTGGTTGCAGCACTATGGAATTAAATGGAACAGTTCATGAGTTCATTGTCGATGATGATTCTCATCCAAGGAAGGTTGAGATTTATCAAATGCTTGATGAGATTGGGAGTCAATTAAAGATTGCCGGTTATGTTGCGAATACGGAATCTGAGCTACATGCTGTGGATGCCACTGAGAAGGAGAGTGCACTCTCATATCACAGTGAGAAGCTGGCCATTGCTTTTGCCATTCTTGCCACTCCGCCAGGAACTACAATTAGAATCGCGAAGAATCTTCGCACTTGTATCGATTGCCACACATTCTCAAAGGTGCTTTCTAGTGTTTATAATCGTGTAGTGATCATCAGAGATCGAAGCCGCTTCCACCATTTCAAAGATGGGCATTGCTCATGTAATGATTACTGGTAG
- the LOC120261351 gene encoding extracellular ribonuclease LE-like, which translates to MKMNIFSFIPILFIILPFFVVLSSAQDFDFFYFVLQWPGSYCDTKQSCCYPTSGKPAADFGIHGLWPNYNDGSYPSNCDPDSSYNPSEIRDLLDRMRTNWPTLACPSGDGSKFWEHEWEKHGTCSESMLDQHSYFATALNLKNQVNILQSLKSAGIEPDGGFYSLTSIKNAIREATGFTPGLECNVDESRNSQLYQVYLCVDASGSQLIECPVYPRGKCSSRVEFPAF; encoded by the exons ATGAAGATGAACATCTTCTCATTCATTCCAATCCTTTTCATCATCCTTCCCTTCTTTGTTGTGCTATCCAGTGCTCAAGATTTCGACTTTTTCTACTTTGTTTTGCAG TGGCCTGGTTCTTATTGTGATACAAAGCAAAGCTGCTGTTATCCAACCTCCGGGAAGCCGGCCGCAGACTTCGGCATCCATGGCTTGTGGCCTAACTACAATGATGGTTCATATCCTTCCAACTGTGATCCAGATAGTTCTTATAATCCATCAGAG ATAAGAGACCTTCTTGATAGAATGAGAACAAACTGGCCTACTCTGGCATGCCCAAGCGGCGATGGCTCCAAGTTCTGGGAGCATGAATGGGAGAAGCACGGCACATGCTCCGAGTCGATGCTCGACCAGCACTCCTACTTTGCAACTGCATTGAACCTGAAGAATCAAGTAAACATCTTGCAGAGCTTGAAGAGTGCTGGGATTGAACCAGATGGTGGGTTCTACAGCTTGACAAGCATCAAGAATGCCATCAGAGAAGCAACTGGCTTCACACCTGGTTTAGAGTGCAATGTCGATGAATCAAGAAACAGTCAGCTGTACCAGGTTTACCTGTGCGTTGATGCTTCAGGTTCGCAATTGATCGAGTGCCCTGTGTATCCAAGGGGCAAGTGTTCTTCAAGGGTGGAGTTCCCTGCATTCTGA
- the LOC120261349 gene encoding malate dehydrogenase, chloroplastic, with protein MASAGLSTISAPSFCTFNAQTGLGAKSKPSGLSFNAPNSFGAFSGLKAVSPVQIETDTSFLGKESNASLQASFGPKRGVMQRFTNQLQPRASSFKVAVLGAAGGIGQPLALLIKMSPLVSAVHLYDIANVKGVAADLSHCNTPSQVLDFTGPSELPNCLKGVDVVVIPAGVPRKPGMTRDDLFNINANIVKTLVEAVADNCPDAFIHIISNPVNSTVPIAAEVLKQKGVYDPKKLFGVTTLDVVRANTFVAHKKNLKLIDVDVPVIGGHAGITILPLLSKTRPSTAFTDEEVEELTVRIQNGGTEVVEAKAGAGSATLSMAYAAARFVESSLRALDGDGDVYECCFIQSELTELPFFASRIKLGKNGVEAVISADLQGLTQYEEKALEALKPELKASIEKGVAFAQKQPAAASA; from the coding sequence ATGGCATCAGCAGGACTCTCCACCATCTCCGCACCTTCATTTTGTACTTTCAATGCCCAAACTGGTTTGGGAGCAAAATCTAAGCCGAGTGGCTTGAGTTTCAATGCCCCAAACTCCTTTGGGGCTTTCAGTGGTCTGAAGGCTGTGTCACCAGTACAAATTGAGACAGATACATCCTTTCTGGGAAAGGAAAGCAATGCTTCTCTACAGGCATCATTTGGTCCAAAAAGGGGAGTGATGCAGAGATTCACAAATCAGCTTCAGCCCCGGGCTTCCAGTTTTAAGGTGGCTGTTCTTGGAGCTGCTGGAGGGATTGGTCAACCACTAGCACTGTTGATCAAGATGTCTCCTCTGGTGTCTGCTGTGCATCTCTATGATATAGCAAATGTGAAGGGAGTTGCCGCAGACCTTAGCCATTGCAATACCCCCTCTCAGGTTTTGGATTTCACTGGACCATCAGAGCTCCCTAACTGTTTGAAAGGCGTAGATGTTGTTGTCATCCCTGCAGGGGTTCCAAGGAAGCCAGGAATGACTCGTGATGACTTGTTCAACATAAATGCAAACATAGTAAAGACACTGGTTGAGGCTGTTGCAGATAATTGTCCGGATGCCTTTATTCACATCATCAGCAACCCAGTAAATTCTACTGTCCCAATTGCTGCAGAGGTACTCAAGCAGAAAGGGGTCTATGATCCAAAAAAACTATTTGGTGTCACTACATTGGATGTTGTTAGAGCAAACACATTTGTGGCACATAAGAAGAATCTGAAGCTCATTGATGTGGATGTCCCAGTCATTGGGGGCCATGCTGGGATTACTATTTTGCCTTTGTTGTCCAAGACAAGGCCATCTACAGCCTTCACtgatgaagaagtagaagagCTAACTGTCAGAATCCAGAATGGCGGGACAGAGGTTGTGGAAGCAAAAGCTGGTGCTGGATCTGCAACATTGTCAATGGCTTATGCAGCCGCTAGATTCGTTGAGTCATCACTCAGAGCTCTGGATGGAGATGGTGATGTCTATGAGTGCTGCTTCATTCAATCTGAGCTGACTGAGCTGCCTTTCTTCGCATCAAGGATTAAACTGGGGAAGAATGGTGTTGAAGCTGTGATATCTGCTGATCTTCAGGGGCTGACTCAGTATGAGGAGAAAGCACTGGAAGCCCTCAAGCCAGAGTTGAAGGCTAGCATTGAGAAAGGCGTGGCTTTTGCTCAGAAGCAGCCAGCAGCAGCTTCTGCTTGA
- the LOC120260271 gene encoding uncharacterized protein LOC120260271, which produces MEILGALPPPLMLLVLMEYENLQMKNGESVQDYIGRVLTSAYHIQALGEELDENVIVGKILHSFSPKFRHVVSSIIEAKDLSVLTVDDLSGSLKGHKENTKVEVTDLFMASSGSGVEHKDIWLLDNGCSNHMTGSKNIFKCLNESINQMVLLGDNNMMKVAGVVIVIFRSKTGTLRELKHVQYVP; this is translated from the exons ATGGAAATACTGGGAGCTCTTCCTCCCCCACTAATGCTCCTCGTTTTAATG GAGTACGAGAACCTTCAGATGAAGAATGGCGAGTCGGTGCAAGACTACATAGGCAGAGTATTGACTTCTGCTTATCACATTCAGGCACTTGGTGAAGAACTTGATGAGAATGTTATCGTTGGTAAGATCCTTCATAGCTTCTCACCAAAGTTTCGTCATGTTGTTTCGTCCATAATAGAAGCAAAAGACCTTTCTGTACTCACAGTCGACGATCTCAGCGGGTCTCTAAAGGGGCATAAAG AAAATACTAAAGTAGAAGTCACAGATCTCTTCATGGCAAGCAGTGGCTCAGGCGTTGAGCATAAGGACATCTGGCTACTTGATAACGGATGTTCAAACCATATGACTGGGagcaaaaatattttcaaatgtcTTAATGAATCTATAAACCAAATGGTGCTATTAGGAGATAATAATATGATGAAGGTGGCCGGAGTTGTCATTGTCATTTTCAGATCAAAGACCGGGACACTGAGGGAACTAAAGCATGTACAATATGTACCCTAG
- the LOC120260272 gene encoding uncharacterized mitochondrial protein AtMg00820-like — MDEEILSILKNDTWFLTTLPVGKKAVDLKWIYKSKYYFDGSLIKKKAHLVAKDYTQIHGVGFDELKTSAQSFSWTLSQRFLMDSSQRKYM; from the exons ATGGATGAAGAGATCTTATCTATTTTGAAGAATGATACTTGGTTTCTAACAACGCTTCCTGTAGGAAAGAAGGCAGTAGATCTTAAATGGATATACAAGTCCAAGTATTACTTTGATGGATCTCTGATCAAGAAGAAGGCGCATTTAGTTGCTAAAGACTACactcaaatacatggtgtaggctTTGATGAG CTTAAAACAAGTGCCCAATCTTTCAGCTGGACGTTAAGTCAGCGTTTCTTAATGGATAGCTCTCAGAGGAAGTATATGTAG
- the LOC120260273 gene encoding secreted RxLR effector protein 161-like has translation MVGGLLYLTHMRPDLTFAVSLVSRYMQSPTKHHMGSVKRIFHYVSSIVNKGIRYKYVKNFELKGYVDSDWEGCVDDRQSTTNWVFDLGSGAIVWSSKKQEVIALSSTKAKYVDMTSAACQAVWMRRLLVDLGVQQ, from the coding sequence ATGGTGGGTGGCCTCTTGTATCTCACTCATATGCGACCCGATCTCACATTCGCAGTTAGCTTGGTTTCTCGTTACATGCAAAGCCCAACCAAGCATCATATGGGATCTGTGAAACGAATATTTCATTATGTATCTAGTATAGTCAATAAGGGTATTAGATATAAATATGTCAAGAACTTTGAATTAAAGGGATATGTGGACAGTGACTGGGAAGGATGCGTTGATGACCGCCAGAGCACCACCAATTGGGTCTTCGACTTGGGCTCTGGCGCGATCGTCTGGAGTTCCAAAAAGCAAGAAGTCATAGCACTCTCCAGCACAAAAGCAAAGTATGTGGACATGACTTCAGCTGCGTGTCAAGCCGTTTGGATGAGACGCTTGTTGGTCGACTTGGGTGTTCAACAATAA